A region from the Acyrthosiphon pisum isolate AL4f chromosome A1, pea_aphid_22Mar2018_4r6ur, whole genome shotgun sequence genome encodes:
- the LOC100163054 gene encoding alpha-(1,6)-fucosyltransferase gives MRQQGWLRILAFLAFSWVAFLLVTVKLVRQQDTNDGDSSQRLARALRELDKLHKSNAELNALVLDLNYNPRIDNKKILLSYFQNSKQSGLNGPSEEYELSRRRIFSNTKELWYYVNSELQSLVKEDDSVRVEHISKIKNIIGEHYRSLLKDVSSLADVDGHAAWRQQESENLSNLVQKRLKHLQNPSDCAKARKLVCDLNKGCGYGCQLHHVVYCFIVAYATERTLILRSKGWRYSKGGWQDVFLPLSDTCLLPNGETTNRWPGHRNTQVITLPIIDSINPRPPFLPLALPEDLAPRLNVLHGDPVVWWIGQFLKYMLRPQPATSNKLDEYGKKVKFQKPIVGVHIRRTDKVGTEAAFHKLDEYMVHVEQYYKYKELTDKVDKKRVYLATDEPKLFSEAKRKYPEYEIVGDEDISKTASISKRYSDQSLSGIITDIHFLSLSDYLVCTFSSQVCRVAYEIMNSLHPDASTLYTSLDDIYYYGGQKRRLHVAVLPHKANGPHEMNLMVGDEIAVAGNHWDGYSKGTNLRTKESGLYPTFKVSPKIETAPFASYPDVTLSTNELQEQKR, from the exons ATGAGACAACAGGGATGGCTGCGCATTTTGGCGTTTTTAGCGTTTTCATGGGTAGCGTTCCTTTTGGTGACTGTTAAGCTTGTTAGGCAACAAGATACCAACGATGGGGATTCATCTCAAAGACTGGCCAGGGCTCTTCGAGAACttgataaattacataaaagcAATGCTGAGCTTAATGCTTTAGTGTTGGATTTGAATTAcaa tccaAGAATAGACAATAAGAAAATTCTTTTGTCATATTTCCAAAATTCTAAACAGAGTGGACTAAATGGTCCATCTGAAGAATATGAACTTTCACGTCGTCGTATATTTTCGAACACTAAAGAACTTTGGTATTATGTCAACTCTGAATTACAATCTTTAGTCAAAGAAGATGATAGTGTCAGAGTGGAacacatttcaaaaattaaaaacattattggtGAACACTATAGATCTTTATTAAAAGATGTATCGAGTTTAGCTGATGTTGATGGTCATGCAGCATGGAGACAACAGGAATCtgaaaatttaagtaatttagttCAAAAAAGATTGAAACATTTACAAAATCCATCAGATTGTGCCAAAGCAAGAAAACTAGTTTGTGACTTAAATAAG GGTTGTGGATATGGTTGTCAACTGCATCatgttgtttattgttttattgttgcaTATGCAACAGAAAGAACATTAATTTTGAGGTCTAAAGGTTGGAGGTATTCCAAAGGAGGATGGCAAGATGTATTCTTACCATTGAGTGATACATGTCTTTTACCAAATGGAGAAACAACCAATCGGTGGccag GTCATCGAAATACTCAAGTTATTACTCTACCTATAATTGACTCAATCAACCCAAGACCTCCTTTCCTTCCTCTTGCATTACCTGAAGACTTAGCTCCACgattaaatgtattacatgGAGATCCTGTGGTTTGGTGGATAGGCCAATTTCTCAAGTATATGCTCCGACCGCAACCAGCTACTAGTAATAAACTAGATGAATACGGCAAAAAAGttaaattccaaaaaccaaTTGTTgg agtaCACATTAGAAGAACTGACAAAGTTGGTACTGAAGCTGCATTCCATAAACTAGATGAATATATGGTACACGTTGAAcagtattacaaatataaagaaCTAACTGATAAAGTAGATAAAAAACGTGTTTATTTAGCTACGGATGaaccaaaattattttctgAAGCTAAACGCAA GTATCCTGAGTATGAAATAGTTGGTGATGAAGACATTTCTAAAACTGCATCAATCAGTAAACGTTATTCTGATCAATCTCTAAGTGGTATCATAACTGACATACATTTTTTGTCTCTCAGTGACTACTTAGTATGTACTTTTTCATCACAG GTATGTCGAGTAGCCTATGAGATAATGAACAGTCTCCATCCTGATGCGTCAACTTTATATACATCTTTagacgatatttattattacggtGGTCAAAAACGCAGACTTCATGTAGCCGTATTACCTCATAAGGCAAATGGACCGCATGAAATGAATTTGATGGTTGGTGATGAGATTGCTGTTGCCGGTAACCATTGGGATGGTTATTCAAAAGGAACAAATTTAAGAACAAAAGAAAGTGGCTTATATCCTACATTTAAG GTGTCCCCCAAAATTGAAACTGCGCCTTTTGCCAGTTATCCAGATGTAACATTAAGTACTAATGAATTACAAGAACAAAAAAGGTAA